The segment CCTTTTTAGATAGCACCTGTTCCTATTTTAAACCTGTTTAGGCAAAAGTACGCAAAAAAGACTACTTCTGAGCTGTCTTGCGGTAGTGGTCAACCGCAGAGGCTATGTCTCGGGCTCCTTCGGCGTGGCCAGGGCGGCGGGCATTTATATTGATGAGGCTGCCGTCAGGGGCAATGATGAAATACGCCGGGAACGATTTAACGTCGTAATCTTTCAGAATATCGGCAGAAAGGTCTGGGGCATACAGCTGAATACCCGGTAGCTTTTTCTGGGCCACCGTCTTTTTCCAATCAGCAAGGTTCTCGCCTACAGACACCTGCAGCAGGACAATGTCTTTGGAGGCTAACTGTTCCGCGAAGTATTTATAGGCTTGCTGATCTACGGTGCAAATGCCGCAATGAGTCCGCCAGAAGCCTAGGTACACAATTTTGTCTTTATAGTTGCTCAGAGATACGCTGTCACCAGTAGAAGATAAGAGCGTAAATGCTGGGGCCTGACTTCCCAGCCCAACTTTTCTGAAGTTCTTATACTGGTCATTGATGTAGGAAATGAAATTAGGTGATTTGGCCTCGCTTTTGAAATCAGAGTACATGGCATCTGCATCGGGCACGTAGCCAAACCGAAACGTCTGGGACAGGATACGCGAAAGCATCATTTCACGCGTGGTGCCTTGTAATTCTTTCTTTGCCAGTTTGTAGAGCGTAGGGTAATAATCGCGCTCCATGTTGTTTGGCTGCTCCTGAAGGGCCCTAAACTGGAAGTAGTTGTTCAGAAAGTCAAGGTAAGCCTGGTTTCTGATAGCTCCGGGCGCATTAAGGTTCACTTGTTTCAGGAAGTCATAATAATCAGGAGAAAGCTGGGGCGGCAAATCTCCTACCCGTTTCCGGACATCTACATAGGTAAGGCGGTCGTTGGCGTATCCAAATTCAATCTGAGCCTTTGCATATTGTTTGAAAGCGTCAGACACTTGCGCCGTTTTTAAGAACTTCTCCAGAAATTTGATCTGGTCTTCACGTCTTTCTTCCAGGAAAAGTAGAAACTCTTTTTCACGTTTGTGGATGTTGTCTGGCAACACCTGGTAATCTTCCTCCTCCTCAAACTTGCGTTCAAACTGCAGAAGGTAATTGTTTTCATCAAAGCCTTTCCCCTTCAGTTTCACTGATGAAATGAAATCATCGGCGTCTGCCCTAACCTCCAGATTATCGCCGGGTTGCAAAAACAGCATGATAGACTCCGGGCCGTGTACCAACTCGCCTAACATGGGCTCCGTTACCGGGGCTTTCAAGGTGAATTCTCCGTTCTTGGACAAAGCCACGGTATGCGACACCCCGGAGTAGGAGCCAGGTACCGTGTACAGTTCCAGCAGGACGCTGTCACTTACAGGGCTGTTTATTTTGCCGGAAATAGTGGCCGTTTCCTGTGCCCAGGAAGTTGAAAAAGTACTAATGCACAACGTGAGTAGTACTATAAAGGAAGTTAGTGATTTTCTGCAAATGAAAGTCATCTTGGTAACAGTAGAAAAAGATAAAATCTAGGGTTCAGGAGTGCCTTTTTCCAAAGGGTAGCCTAAAAATAGTTCAAGGAAAATGATTATCCAAATAAACCGCTGAAGACTTCTTCTAATCTACTTGCCGCATGTATTCTTATGTTAAATCGGCTTAAATCAACTCCTTTTTTGTTATACTTAGAAATGAAAATATCCTGAAAACCCAATTTCTCTGCTTCTGAAATTCGTTGCTCAATTCTGTGCACAGCCCGCACCTCGCCTCCTAAGCCCACCTCGGCGGCAAAGCAGGTGGTATGCGGAATGGCCACATCTTCAAAGGAAGAAAGTAAGGCTGCGCAAATGGCTAAGTCCAGTGCAGGGTCTTCCACTTTCAGGCCGCCGGCAATGTTCAGGAACACGTCTTGCATTCCTAACTTAAAGCCGCCGCGCTTTTCCAGCACCGCCAGCAGCATGTTCAGGCGCTTGGCATCGAAACCGGTGGTGCTGCGTTGCGGCGTGCCGTAGGTGGCGGGTGTCACCAAACTCTGCACCTCAATCAGGAGTGGACGGTTGCCTTCCATGGTGCCGCCAATGGTAATGCCACTGAACGATTCTTCACGCTGCGAGATCAGGATTTCGGAAGGGTTGCTCACCTCGCGCAGACCAGTGCCCAGCATTTCGTAAATGCCCAGCTCAGACGTAGACCCAAAACGGTTTTTGGTAGTGCGCAGGATGCGGTACGTCATGTGGCGGTCGCCTTCAAACTGTAGCACGGTGTCTACCATGTGCTCCAGAATCTTGGGTCCGGCCAGATTGCCTTCTTTGGTGATGTGCCCGATGAGGAACACCGGCGTGCCACTCTCCTTCGCAAATTTGAGCAGTTCAGCGGTACACTCCCGCACCTGGGCCACACTGCCCGCCCCGCTCTCTATAAAGGAGGAGTGCAGCGTCTGGATGGAGTCAATGATTAGGACATCGGGCTGCAGTTGCTCTATTTGCTTAAAGATATTCTGGGTGCCGGTTTCTGTTAAGATAAAGCAGTTAGGGTGCTTGGTGCCCAGTCGTTCGGCCCGCATCTTGATCTGCTGTTCGCTTTCTTCGCCAGAGATGTACAACACCCGCTGGTTGCCCAAGCTCAAGGCAATCTGCAGCATGAGCGTAGACTTGCCAATACCCGGTTCGCCCCCAATCAAAACCATGGAGCCGGGTACAATGCCGCCGCCCAGCACGCGGTTCAGTTCGGCGTCCTGAGTGGTTATGCGGGCCTGCTCAGAGTAAGTGATGTCATTGATGGCTTTGGGTTTGCTGGCCACCTGTTGGCTGCTGGTGCCCACTTTCCAGGCGGTAGTGGGTGTTACGTCCTCACGCGAGACTACTTCCTCTACGTAGGTGTTCCACTCGTTACAAGCCGGGCACCGGCCTATCCATTTAGCCGACTGCGCACCGCAGCTCTGGCAGAAATATGAAGTTCTGATTTTAGCCATAAGAATGATTTTCCGCGCCGCGAAAAAAACGAAGGTAAGGTTTTGCGGCAGATAAAGCGGGTACAGAGGTAACAACTTCTACCTTAAGAACACTCCGTTTCTAACCCAATTTTCAGAAAATAGTGGGCAAACAGAAATGTTTCTTTTCTGGGGTTTAGCCTTTGCTGCTTCTTTTCCGTTCAAACATTTTAGCCAAGATGAAGACAATGAAGAAGATAAGAGACCTCATAGCCCCACTAATTTTTATTTTGATCTCCGGCCTTTACCTGAGCGGTTGCCAAGCAATTGCACCTGCCACCTCAACGGATGCCACCGCCTCAGAGGAAAGCTCCGCCGATGCAGGCCCGCGGTATTCCCCGGATCGGGTAGACGTGCGGGGCACTATTACCCAACGCGAATACAACCAGGGGCAAATGCTGATTCTGGTGGAAGGAGTCACAGATCCAAGATACTCCCGGTTTAGCAGAGCGGTGGTGCTGGTGACCCCTGTCACGCAGATTGTAGGACTAGACGGAAGAACCATCAGCTTAAGTGAGCTGCAAAACGGGCAACAAGTGGCGATTCTGTTCAGAGGCCGTTTCCGTGAGTCAGTGTCAGGTTTTTCGGCGCAAGCCGTGGCCCGCAAAATATGGCTGGAGCCATTGGGAGGCTATTGATTACAAGCCGTTTTACGTAAATTGTGCGCAAATCAGGTTTTGCCTTTGCGTGCTGTATGTGTAGCTCTCTTTTTCGATTTGCGTTGGCTCTTAGCGGGCTGCTGTTAAGTTTCTCTTCGGCCACCGTGGCCCAGTCTGGCAAAGTCATCAAAATTGCCGATCTGGAAGTGCAGGTAGCCGGTTCCAAACAGCCGGCTACACAGTTGCAATATGCGTTTCAGGCCGGGGATGTGCTGGTGCTGGACCTGGAAAACAAAGCGAAGGTGAACTACAAAGTAACGGTGCAGGAGTACTTCTCTAACTCGCCGCTGTACAGCATTGAGGAGACCAAAAAACTGAACAACCTGCGCCTAACGGTTCCGCAGAAATCGGTGTACACCATCATCCTGCAGAGTTTGTCTGACATCAGCACGAAGAGCCACTTTACGCTCACCCGCATTCCTAAAAGTGAGGCCACGCAGAATTTTAATACGCTGGTAGCCTGGCGCACCATTCAGGACACCACCTGGACTACCGCCATTGAGAAGGTGCTGGTGAAGAACGACCTCAAATCAGAGACCGTGGTGGACAAGACCTTCCGGTTGGCGTCCGTTACCAATCTTACCAGCAATAACCGCAGCACTGAGCGCTTCAAGTTGCCCGCTAACACCAAGCATTGGGTGTACTGGGTAGGCGTGGGGCAGGAATCAGTAGAGGCATTGCAGGAAACGGGCAAGACGCTGGCCAAAGGCGCTGCCGCCCTGCTGACGGGAGGAAATCCGCTGGTGGCCTTTGGGTTGGGTTTATTGCCGCAACTGCCGCAGGTGAAGTCTAGTGGGTATATCAGCTATCATCTATTTAATAAGAACAACGCCTACCTGTTCAAGGAAGACCAGGACGGCTGGAAGCCTTATGCGGTAGCCAGTGGCAAAGATGTTCTTTCTGATTATGGCAAAGTGTTGATCAGCCAAACCCCTAAAACTGATGATGGTTACCTGTACCTCGGTTTCCAGAATCCCAGCACCATCACCGGTTTAGATCTGACCTTGAAGGTGGTTGCGTTCGTAGATAATCCAGTGTACCAGACCCGCACCGTGCGCAAGCCGGCTAAAATCACCACGCGCCGTGAGCCTATCCTGGCGGCTGACTAAACAGGCTTTCAGGCTGAATTTCAGAAAGAGGCCTAAAACGAGAAGTCGTATCTTTGCAGAAGCTTCGGCCTTTGCCCGGGCATTCCTATTATGAGCCTAGCACTTCCTGTTTCCTTCCAGACCCGCATGCAGACGCAGTTGGGTGAGGCCTACCCTGCTTTCGCCGACGCCTTGGCTCAGCCCTCGCCTACCAGCATCAGGGTGAACAAAGCCAAGTTGGCGCTGCCCACCAGTCTGCAGCCAGTGCCTTGGACCGAGACCGGATTTTACCTTTCGGCCCGGCCCAGCTTTACGTTAGATCCATTGTTCCACGGTGGCGCCTATTACGTGCAGGAAGCCAGTTCCATGTTCCTGGAGCAGGCGCTGCGGCAAAGCGTGGACTTGGACCAACCATTGGCGGTGCTGGACTTGTGCGGCGCGCCCGGCGGCAAATCCACCCACATTGCCTCGCTGCTTTCCCCGGAAAGTCTGCTGGTGGCCAATGAAGTGATCAAGCCCAGAGCCAATATCTTGGCTGAAAACATCCAGAAATGGGGCAGTGGCAATGTGGTCGTCACCAATAATGATCCCAGCCACATTGGACAACTCACCAGCTTTTTTGATGTGCTAGTAGTAGACGCGCCCTGCTCCGGCGAAGGCATGTTCCGCAAAGACCCCGATGCCGTAAACGAATGGTCTGAGGCCAACGTGAAACTCTGTTCTGAGCGCCAGCGCCGCATCTTGATGGATGTGTGGGATGCCCTAAAGCCCGGCGGAGTTCTGATCTACAGCACCTGTACCTATAACCGGGAAGAAAACGAAGAGAACCTGGCGTGGCTGGCCCGCCAACAAGACGCCGAGACTATTACCCTGCAACTACAGCCCGAATGGGGTATTACGGAGACCGAACTGGAAGGCATGCACGGCTACCGGTTCTACCCGCACCGCACCCAGGGCGAAGGCTTCTTTCTGGCCGCCGTGCGGAAAACAGACGGCGAAGAAGCCCGCACGTTCAAGAAGAGCAAGCGCCCCTATCTGGTTTCCGCCTCTAAACAAGAAAAAGCCTTGGTGCAGGATTGGCTCAAAGAACCGAAAGCCTGGGAGTTTGTAAAGCACAAAGAAACCCTCCGGGCCCTACCTGCCGCTTGGATGCTGGAGCTGGAGCAGTTGTATGAGAACCTGCGCGTGGTCTACGGGGGCATTGAGGTGGCCGAGGTGATGAAAAACAACGCCAAGCCTTTGCCCGCCCTGGCCCTCTCCCAATATGTTTCAGAAGATGCGTTCCCGAGCGCCGAAGTAGATTTCCCCACCGCCCTGCGCTACCTGCACCGCGAAGACATTGCTTTGGAAGATTCGGCGAATGGCTGGGTGCTGGTGCAGTTTCAAGGAGTAGCCTTGGGCTGGGGCAAAAAACTCCAGAACCGTGTCAACAACCACTATCCCAAAGAGTGGCGCATCAGAATGAGCCTAGATGAGGCGTTGAAACCGGAGAATGTGGCAGCCTTGTTTACGCTGGGAGATCAGTAAATTGAAACTTAGTGCTAAAGCCAAACTACATTTTAGGCTTAGTTTAATAATTAAAGGCATAAAGCAGAAGTCCCCGGCAAGTACAAACCTGCCGGGGACTTCTGCTTTATGGGTATGCTATGCACGTATCCTATTCCACGTACAACACCAAGCCCTTCAGGTATTCACCTTCCGGATGGAAGATGCTGATGGGGTGGTCTGCAGGTTGTGAGAGGTGGTGCATCACTTTCACGTTGCGGCCTGCTTCAATGGCGGCGGCCATGACGGTGTTGGCGAACAGGTATTTGTCTACCACACCAGAGCAGGAGAAGGTGAAAATGATGCCGCCAGGCTTAATTTTCTGAATTGCCTCGGCATTCAGGCGTTTGTAGCCCATCAAGGCGTTATGGCGCACTTTCTGGCTTTTCGCGAAGGCCGGTGGATCCAGGATGATGAGGTCATATAGCCCTTCCTTGCCTTTCAGGAAATCAAAGGTGTCTACCGCATAGGCTTCGTGGCGGTCCTGGCCGTTGTTCAAAGCAGCATTCTGGTCTGTCAGGTCAATGGCTTTTTTGGAGACATCCACGGAGTGCACGGCGGTGGCACCAGCATTGAGTGCGTAGATGGAGAAACCACCAGTGTAGCAGAAGGTGTTCAGGACAGTCTTGCCTTGGGAGTAGTGCGCCAGCAGTTGGCGGTTCTCGCGCTGGTCAATGAAGAAGCCAGTTTTCTGGCCGGTCACCCAATCTACCAGGAACTTGTTTCCGTTTTCAGTGACCACGTGCGGGGTGGGGGTATCACCAATCAGGTAGCCGTTCTGGCCTTGCGCGGTGCCTTTGCCCGGTAAAGTCTCCGCGCTTTTGTCATACACGGCAGATAGTTTGCCGTCGTACACTTCCATCAACGCCTGCGCAATGTGTTGTCGCACGTGGAACATTCCTACGTTGTGCGCCTGTAACACGGCGGTATTACCGTACACGTCAATGATCAGGCCGGGCAGACTATCGCCCTCGGCGAAGACCAAGCGATACACATCGGTATCGGGGGTGTCCAGGAAGCCTTGCTCGCGGCGGTAATCTACGGCCCGTTGCACGCGGCTCTTCCAGAAAGCGTAATCTGGTTCTACTTCCTCAAAAGAGAAAATGCGCACGGCAATAGAGCCCGGTTGGTAATGCCCGATGCCCAGGAACTCGCGCCGGTTGGTGTACACGGCCACAATGTCCCCTTCCTGCACGTCTCCTTCAATTTTCTTGATAGCCCCCGAGAAAACCCAAGGGTGGAAACGTCTCAGAGAATGTTCTTTGCCTGCGTGTAATAATATTGAAGGAAGATTTGCCATAGCCAGGGGTACGCGGTAGAGGTGGCGTACGTTTTTGGGTTGTTTTTGCAAAATTCGGTAAAAATTCCGGCTTTCTGCGGACCGGTCACCCACTTCTTCGTAAACTCGTCCGCCCAATAACCCCTTTGTTCCTGAACTTCGCCTGAAAATGCCTCTGCCCATTATTGACCTGCACTGCGACCTTACTGGTTATTTAGCCTGGATTCCGGGTGCCACCACCATGGATGTAGATGTTATTGGGTGCGCCATCCCGCACCTGCAGGCTGGACGTGTGCGGTTGCAGACCATGGCGTTCTTTACGCTCACTGAGCCGGGCAGCGCCGCGTTTACCCTAAAACAAGCGAGACTTTTCAAAGAGCACCTGCTTCTGAGCAAAGACGTTTTTGCCCCGATTTGCCAAAAAGACTTCGGAAATCAAGTACTGCATGGGGAGCGTGTAGCCATAGTAGCGGCCATTGAAAACGCCTCGGGGCTGTGCGAAGAAGAGGAACCTCTGGAACTGGCTTTCTCCCGACTAGAAGAAATCATCCATTTGGCGGGGCCACTCCTTTATATAAGCCTCACCCATGCCGACCAGAATCGCTTTAGCGGCGGCAACTTCACGCCGGGCGTTGGCTTGAAACCAAATGGCGAAGAATTGCTGCGCTACCTGAGTGGTAGACGCATTGCCATAGATTTGTCCCACACGTCAGACGCGGCTGCCTATGACCTGCTTAACTTCATTGATAAACAAGGGTTAGATATTCCCGTAATCGCCAGTCATTCTAACTTCAGAGCAGTGTATGATGCTCCCAGAAATCTGCCGCAAGAACTGGTGCAGGAAGTGATACGGCGCGAAGGGCTCATTGGCATAAACTTCCTGAAGAACTTTGTGCACCCAGAGCGGCCTGAGGTATTGCTGGAACACATCCAGTATGGTTTTGAGCGCGCCCCCAAAGCCATATGCTTCGGGGCTGATTTCTTTCAAGAGTCTGGTATGATGGTAGGTGGCGAGTCGTATTTCCACAGAGAGCACCGAAACGCGGCGCAGTACTCAACCATCTTACAAGCGCTGGAACAACAGTTTTCGCCGGAGCATCTGATTGCCCTCAGTTACGGAAATGCCTTGCAGTTTATGCAACGGCTTTGGAGTAAATAACCTCTATTAGGATGAACTCTCTTAATTCTGCGGAAAAAAGCCAAGCGTCCTGTCTGTTTAGGTCTTGATTTTTTCAAAACAAGCTTAAAGCAGATAGATCAGCAAGTAAGCGTGCAGGGAAAAGCTAATTGGGTGTGAGAGAGCAATTAGTAGTAAATATATAGAAGCAGTAATATTTAGCAGAGATTTGTTATATTCAAACAATAATCTGCTTTTTACTACTCCCCCTATATGCCTTCACGATTAAAAGTTGTTTTCTGCCTTCTGCTTGTTTCATTCATTGCCATTTTCGCTTTTTCTCCTAAGCCCAGGCAGCTGGAAGTGGGGTTGGAAGAAATTATCGCTAAGTTTCAGAACTTCGGGAAGGCGTATCCGCAGGAGAAGGTGTACCTGCACTTGGACAAACCTTATTATGCGGCCGGAGAGGATATCTGGTTTAAGGCGTACCTGATGAATGCCTCTTCACATGAGCCCAGCCTGTGGAGCAAAGTTCTGTATGTAGACCTGGTGTCGCCGGAGGACTCTATCTACAAGCGGGTGGTGGTAGACATGACAAACGGGATAGGTCACGGAGACTTCGCGCTGGAGGACACCATCCCGGAGGGGCAGTACCGGCTAAGAGCATACACCAGCTGGATGCAGAACTTTGACCAGGCGTATTTCTTTCACCAAAACCTGCAGGTTTTCAACCCGAGGGTAGCAGACCTGGTGCCTTCGGTGTCGTTTGCCTTCAAGCCGTACGGCACCGGAGATTCTGTGTATGCAGATGTGTCACTTAAAAATCTGAAGGAAGAACCTTTAACGCAAAGAGCCGTCACCTTTCATACTCAGTCTGGCAGAAAAGTGTCTGGCCGCCGTAAAAGCGAAACCAACAGCCAGGGAAATGCGCGCTACCGGTTCTATTTGCCTAACGGTGAGGCCCGGCAAGATGCCCAATTGTGGCTCAGCCTGAAAGAGGGAGAAGCGCAAATCCAGCGGCATTTCAATATCCCAACCTCCACTGAAAAAACTGACCTGCAGTTCTTCCCGGAAGGCGGGGAGTTGGTTAGTAATATGTGGAGCACGGTAGGCTTCAAGGCCGTAGATGTAAACGGGTTGGGCAAAGAGGTGCAAGGCAGTGTGTATGATGATACCGGCAAAAAGGTAGCTGATTTTAGAAGCCACAAGTTTGGGATGGGCCGTTTTGGGTTTATGCCCCAACCCGGCAGGAGCTACGCGGCCGTCCTGAACAACACTAAGGGCGAGGAAGTCAAATATCCTCTGCCGGCGGCGCGGGCAAAAGGAGTAGTGCTGAGTATTGACAACAGCAAGCTGGAGAACATTCAGCTGAAAGCATATTTAGTAGGCTATACAAGTGCAGAGGACCGGCCTCAGTCTATCAGTGTAATCGGGCAAAGCCGGGGAACGGTTTATTTCAGTGCACGTGCCGCCACAGCTAAAGACTTGCTTCTCATTACTATTCCCAAAGAAAAGTTGCCCACTGGGGTAATGCAGTTCACACTATTCTCCAACACCGGGGAGCCGCTGGCAGAACGCCTGGTTTTTAACAACCGCCATGATCAC is part of the Rufibacter tibetensis genome and harbors:
- a CDS encoding TlpA disulfide reductase family protein, which gives rise to MTFICRKSLTSFIVLLTLCISTFSTSWAQETATISGKINSPVSDSVLLELYTVPGSYSGVSHTVALSKNGEFTLKAPVTEPMLGELVHGPESIMLFLQPGDNLEVRADADDFISSVKLKGKGFDENNYLLQFERKFEEEEDYQVLPDNIHKREKEFLLFLEERREDQIKFLEKFLKTAQVSDAFKQYAKAQIEFGYANDRLTYVDVRKRVGDLPPQLSPDYYDFLKQVNLNAPGAIRNQAYLDFLNNYFQFRALQEQPNNMERDYYPTLYKLAKKELQGTTREMMLSRILSQTFRFGYVPDADAMYSDFKSEAKSPNFISYINDQYKNFRKVGLGSQAPAFTLLSSTGDSVSLSNYKDKIVYLGFWRTHCGICTVDQQAYKYFAEQLASKDIVLLQVSVGENLADWKKTVAQKKLPGIQLYAPDLSADILKDYDVKSFPAYFIIAPDGSLININARRPGHAEGARDIASAVDHYRKTAQK
- a CDS encoding methyltransferase RsmF C-terminal domain-like protein codes for the protein MSLALPVSFQTRMQTQLGEAYPAFADALAQPSPTSIRVNKAKLALPTSLQPVPWTETGFYLSARPSFTLDPLFHGGAYYVQEASSMFLEQALRQSVDLDQPLAVLDLCGAPGGKSTHIASLLSPESLLVANEVIKPRANILAENIQKWGSGNVVVTNNDPSHIGQLTSFFDVLVVDAPCSGEGMFRKDPDAVNEWSEANVKLCSERQRRILMDVWDALKPGGVLIYSTCTYNREENEENLAWLARQQDAETITLQLQPEWGITETELEGMHGYRFYPHRTQGEGFFLAAVRKTDGEEARTFKKSKRPYLVSASKQEKALVQDWLKEPKAWEFVKHKETLRALPAAWMLELEQLYENLRVVYGGIEVAEVMKNNAKPLPALALSQYVSEDAFPSAEVDFPTALRYLHREDIALEDSANGWVLVQFQGVALGWGKKLQNRVNNHYPKEWRIRMSLDEALKPENVAALFTLGDQ
- a CDS encoding class I SAM-dependent rRNA methyltransferase, with product MANLPSILLHAGKEHSLRRFHPWVFSGAIKKIEGDVQEGDIVAVYTNRREFLGIGHYQPGSIAVRIFSFEEVEPDYAFWKSRVQRAVDYRREQGFLDTPDTDVYRLVFAEGDSLPGLIIDVYGNTAVLQAHNVGMFHVRQHIAQALMEVYDGKLSAVYDKSAETLPGKGTAQGQNGYLIGDTPTPHVVTENGNKFLVDWVTGQKTGFFIDQRENRQLLAHYSQGKTVLNTFCYTGGFSIYALNAGATAVHSVDVSKKAIDLTDQNAALNNGQDRHEAYAVDTFDFLKGKEGLYDLIILDPPAFAKSQKVRHNALMGYKRLNAEAIQKIKPGGIIFTFSCSGVVDKYLFANTVMAAAIEAGRNVKVMHHLSQPADHPISIFHPEGEYLKGLVLYVE
- a CDS encoding dipeptidase, coding for MPLPIIDLHCDLTGYLAWIPGATTMDVDVIGCAIPHLQAGRVRLQTMAFFTLTEPGSAAFTLKQARLFKEHLLLSKDVFAPICQKDFGNQVLHGERVAIVAAIENASGLCEEEEPLELAFSRLEEIIHLAGPLLYISLTHADQNRFSGGNFTPGVGLKPNGEELLRYLSGRRIAIDLSHTSDAAAYDLLNFIDKQGLDIPVIASHSNFRAVYDAPRNLPQELVQEVIRREGLIGINFLKNFVHPERPEVLLEHIQYGFERAPKAICFGADFFQESGMMVGGESYFHREHRNAAQYSTILQALEQQFSPEHLIALSYGNALQFMQRLWSK
- the radA gene encoding DNA repair protein RadA — protein: MAKIRTSYFCQSCGAQSAKWIGRCPACNEWNTYVEEVVSREDVTPTTAWKVGTSSQQVASKPKAINDITYSEQARITTQDAELNRVLGGGIVPGSMVLIGGEPGIGKSTLMLQIALSLGNQRVLYISGEESEQQIKMRAERLGTKHPNCFILTETGTQNIFKQIEQLQPDVLIIDSIQTLHSSFIESGAGSVAQVRECTAELLKFAKESGTPVFLIGHITKEGNLAGPKILEHMVDTVLQFEGDRHMTYRILRTTKNRFGSTSELGIYEMLGTGLREVSNPSEILISQREESFSGITIGGTMEGNRPLLIEVQSLVTPATYGTPQRSTTGFDAKRLNMLLAVLEKRGGFKLGMQDVFLNIAGGLKVEDPALDLAICAALLSSFEDVAIPHTTCFAAEVGLGGEVRAVHRIEQRISEAEKLGFQDIFISKYNKKGVDLSRFNIRIHAASRLEEVFSGLFG